Part of the Zonotrichia leucophrys gambelii isolate GWCS_2022_RI chromosome 12, RI_Zleu_2.0, whole genome shotgun sequence genome, TTTCAGTCTCAACCTCGAAACTTTCAAGTTGTCAGACTTGATTTAGCTGTTAATCCCTCttggtttttcaggagctgtggcagTATGGTGAGCTGGCTCGATGGAGGCTAATCAAATGCTAAATTGCATGTGCTTTCCTTGCAACTGTTGAACCAATGAGTGTTCTTTTAATGATGCCATTGCTTTGTGTCCAAGCACAAACTGATGGTTACAATGGATGAGTTGTGTTGTTGTCATCTTCTTCCTGACACAGAAGAAGGTCCCTACCATTTCTAAGAAATTGAAACAAATATACTGCCTGCTTAAAAATGCTCCTCCCTATTACTTAATTTCTAAAAAACTTCAAAGTAAAGTAATGGCATTGAAAACCTTAATGAAGGAAATGTGCTGATTTTAATTTATATGAAGAAGtacaatttttttcacttttgaaaatgttgAAAGGTATTActagaaaatgttttgtgtttgtaGAGGAGTTTGTTGGGGCTTAACTGCATTTGCCTTATAACTGATTTGGGTCAATATTCAGAGAAAGAGGAGTAAGTAAatgctgtgtgtgttttgctggaaaaattaaattacactCCTTAAATTTAAAAGCACCACCCCCATTTTCCATAGTAATTCTTCTATGTTTATTCAAGGTTAAGGTACTCATTCACCTAAATTTCTCTGAGTCTGTCAGTGCAGTACACGCTAAAATGGCGAGAGGGAGTGGGGAgaagaaggggaggaggaaaggccTAGAACCTGGTCTTCCACGATTCATGCAAACTGTAAAGTAATGTTAATTTTTCCCCAAGTCTTGAAAGTGTACTTGACAGTGGAATTGTCattatgtttttaatatttttcctttgtttattttttggccTCTCCAGGAAGTGATTCGAGTAATCCTTGGAAATCTTGATGATTTACATCCATTTTCTACAGACCACTTCACCGTCTTTCCATGTATCCTTTCTGTCCtactcaaaaaagaaaagattcaATGACTTGTATCTTTTGGGCATTGCATAAGTCAACATTTATGTGTAGGAGTGTGTAGTTCTTTAGCTGGAGTAGTACTACTTCAATCTTTGCCGTTTGACATTGGCTGAAGGTATTGTGAGCACTTCAGGTGTTGCCTTCACCAGAGAACTGATGTGACAAGAGTGTTTTGCAGTGTTTTCATCCAAACAGCCCTGTGTTCCAAATCAGGTTTAGCCAGAGCAAACAAAGGTATACATAAAGTGCCAGGAAGCCCATCTCATGTGCTCAGAAGCACAGCCGGTGCATTGTTCCCAAAGGTTCGTGGAATGTAAAACACTCCTTACAGGCCCAGCAATGCTGGCTCATGAGCAGGGAAACTCACATATTTGTTGTTAGGTCCCTCAAGCCATCATGAGCCTTTGGGGATGGAGGACTGGAGCAAGTGTGAATCTGCACTCATGTCTCCACAGAGATggctgagaaaagcaaaaagtacCTCACAGAGTGAGCTTTACAAGAAGCAGTAGTTGAGCTAAGATAATTGGAAGTCCAGACTGGCTTTTAAACACACAAAGCCTGCAGGATTGTCATCCAGTTATCCTGGTTCCCTCTTCAGTCCTTGAAGCCTAGAAACAATTGTGAAGCAAATGTCATCGGCACAGTATTCACTTTACTGCACTCATGCCTCTCACCCCTATGGGACCAGTCAACAGATCTTTTCTGTCTTCCCTAAAGTTTGCAGAGGCATTGAGCTGCTGTCAGTCTGGCCTGCTGTCCACAGACAGTGCTGTAAAAGCTGTGTGCAATTGCACAGCATAGTCATATAGAAGCACAGGTTTTGAGGAGTGTAgtttcccaggatttcacttttgATACAGAAGTGCTGAGGCATTTGACATTGGATTATTCTAGCTAGTGGCTGTACTACAGGCTCTCCTCTTTCTAGGTGTTCTATCATCAGAATACTTAAGTggccttcattttttttcttctggcttGGGCAACTGGACAGAATTTAGTCGTGTCTGCTACATATTctgcagatttttaatttaaagtgaCAATCACTTGATAAAAGAGATGGTAACTGTTAGTATTTCTCTTGTAGTTGCTGCTGTGTATTAGGTTGAGAATTTACTCTCCTGAGACTTTTGTTGAAGAGAAAAGTAATCCAGTTAAATGTTAGTGTTTTCCAGTCCTAAAGGTGTGTCCATTTTTGGATCAGATCTGGCATCACTTCCTGTGATTCTGAGTGCCCTGGAGTAATGAAAACCTCTGAGGCATTCCCCTCCTGTCTTAGAAGACTGCATTATGCCTCCTAATAGCAGGCATAATGGAATGAGAAATGAGGCCATCCTTTTTCTCTGTCCGAAGCAGGTACATATGACAGCAACTTACTTACATTAGAGTCAAGAAGATGAGGTAGCCAAGAGCATCGTTATACAGAAGACGCCCAATCCAACCAACCTTATTAGTTTGCTCTAAAGCTCAACCAGTTCTGTCTGTGTATTGAAGAGTGTTTGGTTTACAAACTTGTATTTCTAGAACTTGTAAGTCCGTCCACATGCTCGCCCAGCACTGGGCCTGGAAGAGAACTGTGAGCTCAGAGGCCTGGCATGAGGGGTTGTCTGACAGTTGGTGTGTCGGGCTCCTCTCTGTAGAGTGACAGTGTCTTTGTTAATCCCCAATGATGAGTCCCTCAagctaaaaatcaggcagtttcAGTCCTGAAAGGAACTGATTGTATCAATGTTTCATCGTCTTCTGTCCCCAAGACTTTAGTTTCTGCTAGCAAATGAGGACTAACAGTATTCATTTCACCTGTTTCTCCCTGAGATCAGAGGTGTGTAAGGAGACTTATGTCCAGCACCATTTGACCTTCCAAGCAGAAGCTCCTGCATGTCAGAACTGCACTCACATGAAGGAATGGCTGTCATGTCAattatcttttttcccctgttttgaACTGTGAAGTAAATTTAATGAtgctgtgtcatggtttgacactggcgcaatgccagtgcccccatgaaaatatattctccctgttgtctgctgtgagatgtgaccaggaatacagcaaagcaggctccaacttagaaataaagaaaaaaaactttattaacctacagctatatataaaaaaaaccacacacagaactcagaatgaaaaccctctaaaaacattcctcctccccccaccaaatttccaatacatTATAGTAGTACAGAACCTTGGATTCTCAGTTCCGTTACCACccctcagatcaccaactctcagtccgtCACCACCCTTTAGATAATTAATTCTTGGTTCATCAAGGagagaggagtccctcttgtgccataggcttcccctggaaacacattcgagacctcttgtgtttccatgtcacacgTGGCACCACCTGGAGATCATCTGCCATCGTGACATCTTCCTttcatgcccagtgctctcaccatTGCACATGGACCAGGgctgcttctagggttcccCTTTTGAGGATGCTTTGCCCAATTCCAAAAAAAGCACAGTCCCTCACTtttgggacacctgtccccccaaatttcaccccatGGGGCCGAGGGGGTCtcaagaacagagatcttcttccCTGAAGATGGAGGACAccaccaccctcctcacccGTCGTCTCTGTTCATGCACTCCTTCATATAACATCACTGCACTCTCTTGGTTCCAAGCCATTGCCTCCTGCTAAaggcagtctctgtgtcacaggaaaaatggttctatccatggctatacaagtccagccaaaggccactccatcatctccttCCACCTAGGATTCTTCTCAACTTATCTTggacatctttcacttgcacAAACTTGCATCACATTGGCCCATTtcctcttatctcatctctacctctcttctcattcaactccaggaggatcagcctTTGTTAGGTTTCCATCacccaagaaaagggttaaaaatctcagGTTCTGCCTGTCCAGAACTCCCACGCTGCCCTGCCGGGCACCATCTTGCTGtaccccccccttttccttctcagctgGCCGTGCTATCAAATTTCAAGCTGGCACACGCACAGGCACGggctctgtctctctctctctcctgggggagGGGCTGCCCAATGCCTCTcagtgctcctccacccttccatccttcaGGGACCATCACCTCCCTTCTCAGTCCAAGGCCCGGCTCACCTCACCTGGCcacatggcttcccctcccGCACCCAGCCcgcagccaggcagggcagctctgacctCCTTCATGGACGGAACCCAAGAGAGCTTCCCCctgagttctctgcttttaaccccctgtgttctcagaggcgtcctatgtcctcagtggccacaccaggtgccaatgttcaaatctgagcacctattgGTCTGACCACAGCATCCTgaaaaactcacttccttttcaaaccaggacatGCTGCTTCTATGAATCCaaatcctttttaatttttaaataaaattttaaaataattcctttttaattCGAAAGACTgttgaaaaggttttttttatttataggtTTGGAAGGCCGTGGGTTAGCTTTTTCAGGAGAGTGTCAGTACTGAAGGCAAGCACAATTAAGGGAACAGAACACTATTAATACAGGTGACTGATGGGACAGTGTGGATAAATAAATATGGATAAGTATTTCGTGTAGTGTGTTACTAGTGCAGTTTCACAAGTTCATAGAACAGGTTGTATTTGCTCCCTTGTGCACATGTACAGTGTGCTGTGATTTCTGAAGCTTTAGAAGACATTTTCAGGACTCATGTTTCCTTGAAATGTTAGTGTTGTGTTTTTTGGTCTTACCATTCTTCTCAGATTTGAGTAAATGGGAGCAAGTatcaaaaatgaaattcaaacaTGAGAATGTCCATCTCATGCCTTATCCCTACATTTGTACGTTGTATCTAGAATTGAACTCATTCCAGGGAAATATATCTTGTGGTAAGTCACTGTGATTATGTTTGGGTAATTTCTGTAAACATCTATGATCTAtgtcttgcttttctcttttcctttgtcACTGTATCTGAATCGGAGAGCAAAACTGCATGTGGGATGCCTGTACCATGAGTTTGAAATAGTGCTTAAGAGGGTGTTCCTTACTGTCTCATATTGCTTGTCTAAAATTCCCTGAATTCCCCTTTGTCTTTCCAACCACTGGTGACTCTTTTGCTGGTATTTTTGTGAAGCTATGCCCAGTGGCTCCCAACCTTCATTTTTTTGTCAGTCTACTACATTTGTTGACATAGAAAATCACACTCTTTGTTGCTATGTTCCTAAAGAAATAATagatttttgtaaaaaacaaaTGATAGTAATCATGTTAATAATATCTATTATACAATTAGCcaacattttcactttatcaGTGTCACAGTTTCCAGGTTTTCTATGAATTCTCTGAAAAACCTCAAGACACAGCTAAGGACTCTGTAGGACTCTACATTAAAACTCCCCTGATGTGAAAACTGAATATTTAAAGTGTTTCCTGTTGTGATTATCAGTCTCTGGAAAAActtactgtttttctttaatgactGCCTAGCAGATAATGGGATCTTTATAAGATGGCCAACTTTCTTAGTCTTGCCTGTTTGCATTTCCTATCAAACATACCATGTCTGGATGTAAAGACTTCTAACCATGGAGAGTTCACTCACTTCCCTGCACACCTGCTGCAGTATTTAATTGCCTTATGCAGATAGTTGTACAGCATTGCTATTCTAAAATTAGGAGCAGTGTAAGGCACTGTTACTTTCAGACTTGACGTCTCACATTTCTCTTGGTGGGgatttttcttcagggaaataTGTGTGAATCCCATACATCCTACAGCTGGCCAGTATTCTCTAGAGGCTGTGATCCAGATGTCCTTTCATCTTCCATCTGGTGCCCAAAGCACAGTGAGATGCTAACTGGTTTTCAGGCCCTTCTCTTCTGAAGATACCTTTGACTTCTTTAAGACAAGCAGTTGTCCCATCCCAATGATATCTGGTGTTCATAGCCAGGAATTCCAGTTCAGAAAGAGCTGTATTTGAACGTTTTCTATTTCAGTGTATCATATGCAGGTCCAGACTGTTTCACAGTAGTTTATCTTGCTTCTGGAAGAGAAATTGCACTGCAAAAATGTACTTTTCAGTTGGTTAAAGAAAGTTGAGTCCAAATATTCACGAAGTTTTATACTTCTGTTGCAGGTAAAGAAGTAAACAAGGGCAGTGATGAGCTTGTAAGTTGTgcatttggttttattttgttgtttaattTATGTTCTAAGTATTCTTGAGAAACAGAATCTATGCCTTAAGGCAATGCTAGAGTTCTACCACTAGGAGTTAGGCAGTGTAAAGTGGCACCGAATTCTCATGTAGAACCAAGGGGAAAGACATTCTTCTGACAGTTCTGCTGAGCTTGGAAAGCAGTCCTGTATCAGGACCTAAGAGCCTGCTGCCTTCAGTTCTGTGGATTTTCTGCAAGCCTGACTGAGTGAGCTGTCCAGTGTTTTCATCCCTGGAAGAATCTGTGAGGTTGATATTTCTGAGTAATTAAGTAGTTCCCTAGGTAATGTGTCATAAACAGCAAAGTTATGCTTATTTGAGAAGTTTTTGTGTAATGAGAGTTCAGGATAGGATTATTTTCAATATAGTAAGTGTCTGAAGTGAATTAATGAAGAATAATTCAAATCCAAATTCCCCCAAGGAAGTGTCCAAATTCCCctaaagaattttttctatCTCTGCATTCCTGCTATTACATTCCTTGGCAGTCCTCTGAAAATGGACAAAATAGGATGTTCCTAGAAAGAAATACTTTGTTTAAAACTATTGAGCATAATTCTCTGGCTGACCTCCCAGTGCTTGTTTTAGTCTtgaatcctttttttctttgttttcagagtATAAGCAGAAAAATTTTTGCAAAATATGAATGTACTAGGAATTTTGTTCTAAAATAGAAAAGTCAAAATCAATTGTTACCAATACCAAACTTGCAATCCTTTGAAggtcaggaaaagaaatgaaatgtcaGAAAGTACTGCAATGAAAGAAGCAGTGAAGAGAAGAAGAGTGGAAATTAGAGATGATACCTCATGCCCACAGTCCTGTATGGACAGGTAAGTTGACTGCAAAAGAGTCTCCCAGGACACATACTAATATTCCTAATGTCTCTTGTACCTTCTTCATGCTTCATTTCTGTGCAATCCTTTGccccattttccttcttccttttcttccttggcTAACAGAATCTAAGCATCATTGCTCATATCGGGAAAAAAGTGGTCCCGTACTTTCCAAGTTCCCATGCTATTGACCAGAGCTCTGCCTGTTTAACTCCTCTGTGTTCACATCACCTTTTGAGTCACAGTGAGGTGATAGCTCAGCGGCCAGACAGAGCAGTGCACTGGCTTGCACACCTGAGTCTAGGACGGCAAGGGAAGAACTGGAAGCagttttccacctgcctcccagcctgctccatTGAGCCAGCTGATAAATGCTGCCCTCTTGGCTTGAGGCTGATGGCAACACCTTGGAACTTGCTCTTTTCCAAGTGCTTTAAAGTCTCATGAAATTGCATGCATTGTGTGAGTATTCTCACACAACTTCACCATATTTCTTCAGTAGCTAAACTTCTCATGGTGATTTCCAAGTAGATCTCTATCACTGGATTTTACAGAATGGTTGAGGTTGGACAGGTCCTTTGATATCAAGGTTCAGACCCCTTCTGCTCAAGCAAGGTCACCCAAAGCAAGTTCCCTCAGACTGTGAGGGTGGAACCACCACAACTGTGGAGAGCCACTTGCAGTCTATGACCACAATTCCAGTCAAAAAGGTTTTTCTTGTgttcaaatttaatttcatgttttgTAGTCTGTGCTGTTTACCTCTTGTCCTGCCAGAAGACAAGAAGGTTGAGGAGAGTCTGGCTCTCTGTTCTTCATTTCCTCCCATCAGGTGTACATTGGTTAGATCCCATCCAAgccttctccagactaaacagcCTCGTCTCTTAAAGCTTctccatttgaaaaaaaaattccccaatcCCATCATCATGTTTGCATGTGGCCCTTTGCTGTGAGTCCACTCATGTACTGGGATTTTCAGTCCATACTGGGGCAGAGGGGCCTCAGCAGCCTTGAGCAGAGGGGAAAGGTCACTGCTTGAGGGCAATGGTTTGGCAAAGCTCTGCCTAATTCAGCTCAGGGTGAATCACTCAGCTCAGATGAATCACTCTTCCGCATGAGGGTACAGGGCTGGCTCTTGGTGAACCTTGTGCTTAGTTCTTGACTACCTCTCAGATATCCAGTGTTACTTGCAGGCTGGCAGACTTCTTTCTTCTTagagtgtatttttttaaaagaagaaaatctatACCTATGCTGAATCCTCACAAGTTTGTGGCAAACAGTCCTGGATCCATCAGTGCGCACCTTTCCCCTCCCATGTACAGACTATATCCAATCATCTACCTTGGTGCCTTATATCCTACCCAATTCCCAAGCGTGTTTCATGCAGAGATATTAACAAAGTCTGAAGCCAGTTCTTTTCCTGCTCATGCAAATGTACTCCTTTAATCCCACCCCCATCCCCCTGGCCTGTTTCTACTCACAGTACAACTGTTGAATATGAGGGAGGAATGAGCCCAGGattcagaattttatttcttttagccAAAGACACAAGTTGTAGATTAATAAAATACAAGGTCAAAAAGGGCTATTTCATGATCCAGTCTGGCAGTTCTCTTTAGGTCCTGAATCTTGCCACAGCAGTTATGATTAGAACAATCCGTAATTCTTAAGTGTATGCTTGAATTCAAAATCAAATTGGTGAGCACTAGCTTCAAACCTTCTGTCATTTTTTCCAGTTAGACTGTTAGATTGAAGAGCTCATTCAGGCTGAGCATCTTCCCTGCCCCAGGAAGGAGTGTGTCTGCTGCAATGAGACCAGCTCTCTGTCTTCTTTCTGGACAATCTCTTTTGCTCCTGAATTGTCTTGGGGGATTTGGATTTTCTTGGGGTGCCACTGAGTGTTGAGAACTCAGAATCTCCAAGTGGCACTTCCAGTGATTCTCATCACCTCAAGTGAAGCCAGGGTGGTTTTTATGCACATGCATCCCTTCATACTTCCCCATATGGAGTTTCCTCTGCCATTTTAATGCCCCATGACCAAGTCTAGCAAGATCTTTCTGTGGTTCTTTACTACCTGCCCGTGTAACCTTGTGGGATTCACAAGCTTTCTCAACTCTATGCTCATCCCCCTTTTCATGTaatgctttttctctttaactGCTTGTTTGTCATCGTAGAATGTAAGAGCCTAAATGAGAGAcgtgggactccaggcagctctccaaaatgcagtttattccatccaagacgttacagcagtccaggattgtgggtgacagagcctgtgcctacagatgtcagctccagctgcaggcaggcctggagaccctttggttttgcttacattgcattatatacttttctttgcttagCATCTTAGTACAGTAGAACCAATgtataccttaactattatctatagcctatcataactactgtaattaccatattcatgttactattctccaatcactaaaagttagtacattacagtttaggctagaaattgtttttcagttttcttgcagtggaaaattctgagacctttttccTACTTGCaactttgctgacttgtttgcctgtgctatctttctgcttggtaaaaagatcttcttgtttgaggtgggtttatcttttgctctaagtcataaaaaccccttctgaCTAACCCCTTTGCCTTCTTgtttatccagtaagactggctcagcaattcttttcttctatatcaaaatttgcttccatctctattccttcatcagactctacatttaaaaatctttctgccaagcatacATGTCTGTGAGattttcttgtcaaactttcatccttcccaatagtagaaaagcagaatgagtgcatatttccatttttaaggaAGACTTTGAAACATGAGTACAAATATAGATTAAGGGTATATATCTTGTTGAGTAGAGTCTACTAAAGTCCTTGTTTCTAGTGAAGTACTTGGAGTCGCTGCTTCCTTTTTGTAAACTCAGTTTTTACTTACTTTTCTTTAGAACTGGAGCTGACTGTGTTCACCACATGAGTAAAGCAGAGCAAGGATTTGAAAAGGTAAGCTACggaaaattcagaaagaaacaaCATCACCTATTTAGTCCTGGACCCTTACAGTGGCAAGCATAAAAATGCCTGCAGGTAATTTgtcccctttttccctgcatCGCCCTCATCATTTTTGACTCCTTACGAGACTTAA contains:
- the MAJIN gene encoding membrane-anchored junction protein isoform X2 yields the protein MKFKHENVHLMPYPYICTLYLELNSFQGNISCGKEVNKGSDELVRKRNEMSESTAMKEAVKRRRVEIRDDTSCPQSCMDRTGADCVHHMSKAEQGFEKNSSKANELEFSTASLTKDCDQLSFCGPVEFALEQKRAVSQAEGAVQLLQQVDQTGKKGNMKSEGRGLSQFWRSIIFSPLQHLFGGKN